The Haloarcula sp. H-GB4 genome segment CGCCCAGTGCGTCCTCCTCGACACCAAGCGGGCCCTCGCCGACGGCAGCCTCCGGGTCGATTTCCGCGGCATACAGCGGTATCTCCTCTCTGATGCGCGTTGGCGTTGCCGGGATATCTGCCTCCAGCGTGTCCGACAGGGAGTGGGCAGGGTCCGTGGAGACAACGAGCGTCGCCGTGTCGTCTCGCGCGGAGGCCAGCGCGGTGGCTGCAGCACACGTCGTCTTGCCGACGCCGCCTTTCCCGCCGTAGAGGACGTACTCCGCCGCATCGATTCCTGCGGGTGCGTCGATGTCATCGACCGCTTCGACGTCGAGTTCGCTCATGCCAGAAGCTACGCTTGTCTGGCCTTGAGTACTTCCCGAAAAGGAGTTGTCCTACTGTCTCGAGGATCGCGCTTCACGGACGTCCGCGCCGTCCCGGAGTTTGTCCTCACAGTTCGGACAGACCCGGGGGCCATGGCCTTCAACGGCTTCTGGTGTAAAAACCCGTACGTACTGCTCGGTTACGAATTCACCGCAGTTCTGACACTCGGGCATCTATAGGTACACTCGTTCCACGATGTATATGCCTTCCGCTGGCAACGAAATATTCCGGTTAATCGACACGGCGTTACTGGTGGTGGTCGGCCCAGAATGAATCCAGTTGGCTCGCGAGGAAATCCGGCGTCATCCGGGTGAACTCCTCGCGTTCGCCGGCAGGCAGGTACGGAGACACTGAATGCCGCGCGTCCGGCGTATACCGCCGGCCGACCAGCGCCCGCACGCCGACCTCGTCAACGCCGCGGATGACGCGGCCGATGGCCTGGCGCGCGCGCCGCACAGCCGGAACTGTCAGGGCGTACTCGAAGGCACTATCCTCGCCGAAGGCGTCACCGTATGCCCGCTGAACGCCCCGGACACGGGGTGAACCGATATTCACCAGCGGGATACCGACGACCGCGCAGGTCGATAGCTTCTCGCCGTCGTAATCGACGCCTTCGGTTAGCGTCCCGCGCGTTGACGTGACCATGACTTTCCCGTCGCCACTGAAGAACTCGCGTTTCAGCCGTTCAGTCTCCTCGTTGCTCGATGATTCGTCCACGAGGACCGACTTCTCGACGGCCTCCTGCAGGTATGCGCCGGCCCAGCGCGCCTCTCGGTAGTTCGGCATCGCTACCATGACGTTGCCCGGAGAACGAGCTAGCGCGCGCAACGCCTGTGCGTACTCGTCGCGCGTCGGGTTCCAGTTGTCACCGAGCGGCCGCATCGTCCCAGGGTCGCCGCGGTTGCGCGCGGTAAACGGCGTCGCGTCGACGAGGTACGACGCCCGGTTCTCAGGCGGGAACGGCAGGTCGTAGGTCGTCGACCGGACCGGTCGTCCGTCGCCGGATTGCTCGTCGGGGGCCGTCGAGCCCGTCTCGGCCATCGAGTCCAGTCCCGACACGCGGGTGAACACGTCCAGCGGCTCCAGCGTCGCGCTCATCAGGATACCGCCCCCGAGGTCGTCGAAGACGTTCCGCAGGGCCGTCGCGGGCATACAGTTGTAACACAGCAGGCCCGGCGTGTAGACGGCCTGGTAGTCGGAATCGAGGCTCTGTCCGTGGTTCGGTGAGTGCTCCAGTTCGATCTCCCGGAGGAAGGTCGCGTGGTCGCGCTCCCACCACTGCCCGGCCAGCACGCCGACAGCGGCGCACACCGGCTGGCGGGTCAGCCCGAGCTGGTCGATTGCGTCCTCAACGGCGGCCCCGACCTTCGACAGCGAGCGCCAGAGCGACCCATCGTAGCCCTTGCGCTCGGCCCACTCGGTCAGTTCGTCCTGCTCAACCGTGTCGGGGTCCCGAAGCGGGATTTCGCGGTCGTGCTCGGGGAGGGTTGACGGGTCCGCGCGCCAGCCCTCGTGTTCGGCGTCGAGGAAGGACTCGATGCGGTTGTCGAGCCACCGGACGAGGTCGTCGTAGAACTTCCGGGCCTGGTCAACTGCGTCCAGCGGGACTTCGCGGGCCGACAGGACCTCGCGGACCTGCGCCTTGTGGTCGGCGCTCTGCTGGGCGCGCTGGATCAGTGTCGTGCAGTCGTTGCGCGCTTGTACGATACTCTGACGGCCCAGGCGGTCCGACAGAAGGTCACGCACGCGCTCCTCGAGTCGGTGGGCCTCGTCCACGATGACGAGCGTCTGGTTGTCGAGCACGTCCGACAGCAGCGGGCGAGAGCCCGGGTCGAACAGGTGGTTGTAGTTCCCGACGATAACATCAGCCTCGTCCAGCATCACGCTCATTACCCGATGCGGGCAGGTCCCGCGCTCCGTCGCCGCCGGGAGGTAGCCGTCCATCGTCACCACGTGCTCCTCTCCAGCCGAGAAGTCGACGGGCGAACCTTTGTTGCGGGCGTACCAGTCCGCCTCGAACGGACAGTACAGCGGCGGGTCTGACCCCTCTGCCATCGATTCCGGAGCTGTTGGCTGGGCCTGCCGGTACGGCGAGGCCGCGCCGGCTGTCTGAAGTGTGTCGTCGCCAAGGGTCGATTGCTCGACCGCGTCAGGGCGCGCGGCCGCGGCGAGGTCCTGCCCTTTCCGCGGGTCCCACCACTGGTCGTCGTCTGCCTCACCGGCGATTTCGGCGTCCGCGACGGCCGCGCCGTCCGAACGCCCGTCGTCCTCGACTAACCGCGCCGTCGCCTCCCTGAGGTCCTCACAGCGGTCGTGTGTCCCTACGTCGTCCGGGAACTGTCCCTCGCGACCGTACGGACAGAGGTCGCGCTTGCCGACCAGCGAGATGCCGTCGAACGGCTCGTCGATACCGGCGTTGAGCGCTCGCAGGTCATCGACGAACTGCTGGAGTTGCTGTTTGACCGGCGTGACGACGACCATTCGCTCATACAGATCCGTATCACGGACCAGCGTCGCGCCGGCGGTGAGCGCAGCCATCGTCTTGCCCGTCCCGCATGGGCCTTCCATCGCGAGAAAACCGCGTGCCTTGCCCGCCTCGATGGCTCGTTCGACGGCGTCGGCCTGATTCTCGTAGGGCTCGTCGAAGCCGAAATACGCGCGCCAGGACTCTGTGCCCGTCGAGGCGGAGTCTCCCATCGAAACGGGGTTAGTCGTCCCGGTA includes the following:
- a CDS encoding ATP-dependent DNA helicase, translated to MGDSASTGTESWRAYFGFDEPYENQADAVERAIEAGKARGFLAMEGPCGTGKTMAALTAGATLVRDTDLYERMVVVTPVKQQLQQFVDDLRALNAGIDEPFDGISLVGKRDLCPYGREGQFPDDVGTHDRCEDLREATARLVEDDGRSDGAAVADAEIAGEADDDQWWDPRKGQDLAAAARPDAVEQSTLGDDTLQTAGAASPYRQAQPTAPESMAEGSDPPLYCPFEADWYARNKGSPVDFSAGEEHVVTMDGYLPAATERGTCPHRVMSVMLDEADVIVGNYNHLFDPGSRPLLSDVLDNQTLVIVDEAHRLEERVRDLLSDRLGRQSIVQARNDCTTLIQRAQQSADHKAQVREVLSAREVPLDAVDQARKFYDDLVRWLDNRIESFLDAEHEGWRADPSTLPEHDREIPLRDPDTVEQDELTEWAERKGYDGSLWRSLSKVGAAVEDAIDQLGLTRQPVCAAVGVLAGQWWERDHATFLREIELEHSPNHGQSLDSDYQAVYTPGLLCYNCMPATALRNVFDDLGGGILMSATLEPLDVFTRVSGLDSMAETGSTAPDEQSGDGRPVRSTTYDLPFPPENRASYLVDATPFTARNRGDPGTMRPLGDNWNPTRDEYAQALRALARSPGNVMVAMPNYREARWAGAYLQEAVEKSVLVDESSSNEETERLKREFFSGDGKVMVTSTRGTLTEGVDYDGEKLSTCAVVGIPLVNIGSPRVRGVQRAYGDAFGEDSAFEYALTVPAVRRARQAIGRVIRGVDEVGVRALVGRRYTPDARHSVSPYLPAGEREEFTRMTPDFLASQLDSFWADHHQ